The DNA region GGAGAACCAAGGGATGGAAATGAGCGGCAAACCCGGCATTCCAATCCTTGTAGCCCGAAACCGGAAACCATCGCAATTTTACTGAAAACACAAACATCAAACCAAGCCCAAAAAGAAAATTGGGAACTGATATGCCAAACATTGTTATTGCCGCAATGCCATGGTCCAATGCACCGCCATGCTTCCTCGCACTGAGGATTCCCAGGGTCAAGGACACTGTAATGCTAATGACCATCGAAAACAAGGTGAGCGATAAAGTGGGCCGTATAGAATTCCCGATAAGTTCCGCTACCGGCAGACCCCTGGAAACTGTGGATATGCCCAAATTGCCGCGGAGTATATTTGAAACCCAGCGGCCATATTGGATAATCGGCTCGAGATTCAGGCCCATTCTCTCCCTCAAATCAGCGAGGGTTTCTGCGCTAGCATCTTCCCCCAGTATAACCATAGCAGGGTCTCCCGGAGCCATGCGAATAATAATGAAAATAATCACTGATACCACTATCAATACCGGAATAGTAGATAATAGCCTTTGAATCAGATATTTGTGCATAACCCTTGTCCTCTTACCTGTGAATGCCATCGGCAGGAAACTGCCGATGTTTCCGGTTTTTTCCTACTGCCTGATCTTGGCATTCCAAAAGAAAATTCCCTCTTTGGTTACTACCCCTTCCAGTTTTTTATTCCAGGCATAGAGATTATCCTGATGCCCAATGAGGAAAGTAGGAATATATTCCTCCCAGCAGTAAAGCTGTATTTTGTCCCACACGGCCTTGGCTTCTTCTTTGGTAGGCTGAGCGTAGAATTCTGTGATATAATTCTGCAAAGTTTCATCGTCCGCCCAGCCCCGTGCGTTTGCATCCAAGAAGGGTTTAATAACCGGAATAGGATGAATGACCTGGGTTCCAATGGTAAGCTCCCATTTACTAGGGTCCGGCGCAATGGAAGAGCTGGCAGCACTGTCACCGGCAATAAGCTGGGCATTCAAGCCAAAATCAATGAGCTGCCGCTGCAATACTGTAGCCATGGCATTGCTGGAATTAATGCGGATAGGCTCACCCCGATAATTAGATTTTGCAAGATACTCCCTGGCCTTAACAAGATCCTGCTGATTATAATACTGCGAACCTGCGGTGCTATACCAATACTGAGGCCTGTTCATATAAGATGAATCCAGTACATAGTGAGTCCCCATCTGAGCCAGCAACAAGTCTTCGTTATTCAGCATATAGTTGATGGCCTTTCTAAGATTGACATCCTTGAGAGGACCTTGTTTTTTATTAACCTGCATATAGGCGATTCCGTTCAAGGCAGGAACAACTTCCAGATCAGGATTATTTTTAACCCGGTCTTCGTCATCTACGGAGAGCGCAAAAATAGCATCATACTGACCGGTTTCCAGGCCCATAACCCTTGTTATCGGATCGGGAACATACCAATAATAAATTTTCTTAAGAAACCCATATTTATAACCGGCCTTACCATCAGCAAGTACATCGGGGTCTCCATAGGGAACATAGTCATCAAATTTTTCCAACAGTATATACTGATTCTGAACCCATTCTACAAATTTATAGGGACCGGTGCCAATATACTCTTTCCAAAATCCATTCACATCAAGGTTTTCGTTGGAGGCTGCGGTAGTAACCGTTGCAGGCTGGGCCGCACCGGCAAGAATATCAACAAAGGCGGCCGCCGGATTAGGCAGGTTAATTTTAAGAGTATACCTATCTACCTCTACAAACCGAGCCTCTTTTGCCAGAGTCGTTGCAATACCGAAATAACGTATCCACCGGTTCATTGAGGTTGCTGCGTCGATAGCCGTAAGTTCCGTACCGTCATGGAACTTAACCCCCTTACGGAGATAGAAGGTAATCTCCCTACCGTCAGGAGATACCGTCCAGCTTTCAGCAAGTTCGGGTACAACTTCTCCCGCAGCATTAAGGGTAACAAGCTTTTCAAAAACCTGTCCATCACCCACCATTTTTGGCGAATTACCCTGATCCCGGTGGGTATCGTATGAGGTTGCTTCCGATGCAATAGCAACATTTAAGGTGTCCCGGTAAACAACCGCTCCACCCTTTACCTGACTATCAGACTGCCCTGAGGATTTGGAATCCGAGCAGGCACTTAACGAAAAAAGAACTATAATTATCATCAAAAAACCTGAAAGCATCCACTTAGTGGATAAACGATTCAACATATTAATTCTCCTTTTAAATTCCGATTACATTGTGACGGTTACCAGCTCCAAAGTAAAAATCCTCGCTATTACAGCCTCCTAAATTCTTATTATACCGATCATTTTACTATGTTATTATACACAGGTATTTAATAAGAATTCATATAACATGTCAATGCTTTTTACGAAAAAAATAAAAAAAATCGGAATTACCGGTGAATCAGCGCTTTCCTCGTAGTAGATTACAGGGAAAAGCTATACTAAAATCATGCAATTCCTTTTATTATAAAGAATTACCCAATAATACGGAAATATGATACCTTACAAGATATTATCCGAACGCTTACCCAGCAAGTAAATAACTATTTTCCGGCTTATATCACCCTATAAAATCCGCACTTAAGGTACAAAGACTCGTCGTACCCCACCAGCACCGGGTGGTCCGGCCCTTGATAACGGAAATCCAATTGTATGAGCCTACGCTCCGCATCGGCAGCGGCCTCGGTTATCATACGCTTAAAGCGGCTCTCATCCAGGGCATGGCTGCAGGAACAGCTCACCAGGACACCACCGGGATTGAGCAGTTTTATTGCGCTTAGGTTTATTTCCTTGTAACCCCGCAGGGCGCCTTCTAAGGCGGACCGGGATTTTGCGAAAGCCGGCGGATCCAGAATGATAAGATCGAACTTTTCATTTTGCCGGTCACAGGCCCGGAGGTATTCAAACACATCCGCCTCTAGGGTAGTAATTCTGTCCCCTACCCCATTCAGGGCGGCGTTTTCCCGCAGCGTTTCCAGGGCTGCCGCGGACACATCCACGCAGGTTACCGAGGCGGCGCCGGCCCGGGCGGCGTGTATGCCAAAGCCCCCGGTATAGGCGCAGGCGTCCAGGACCCGCGCCCCGGCGCTTCCCTCAGCGGCGTTACCACCGACTGCGGCAAAGCTTGCGGCCCGCAGACGGTTATCCCGCTGGTCCAGAAAATGCCCGGTCTTCTGCCCCTCCCCGGGGTGGACAACAAAGGGAAGGCCCTTTTCAAATATTACTATACCCCCGGCGGGATAGCTGCCCCAGACAAGGTCCTCGCGCAGGGGAAACCCCTCCAGTTCCCGCATCTTTTCTGCGGACTTCTCAATTATACCTTCAGGCTTTCCCAGGGTGATATCCCAATTCGGGCCCAGAGCCGCCCCCAGCGTTTCATCAAGGGCTGAGAGGATATCCTCCCGGCGGCTATCCATGCCGTAAACCAAAAACTGTACCGCCAACCAGGACCGGGGCGAACCCAGCGCGGATTCGAGGGCCTCAAAACTGAGAGGCCGCTCCGGTATACGGGATTCAGCTTCCTCAAGGGGCCAACCTGTAAAACGGTCGATGATAAGCCCCGGCAGGAAGTCCGCCTCGGCGAAGACCAGCCGGGCCGATTCCCGGCAGAGGTCAAGGCCAGCAGTAAAACGGCGGTTTATGGCCTCACGGATTCTGCGCTTGAAGAAACCCTTGTCCATCCCCTCTTTGGAAGGGCTGTAGATCCGAGCGATGATCTTTGAATTGGGGTTTACCAGGGCCCGGCCCAGGTATTCCTTGCGGGAACTTTCCACATCGGCGATTTCCCCGGGTACTAAAACTGCGGGGGGAGCATCGCCGGGGCCGGAGAGAGTTTTCCCAACTTCGTTATCGTAGACCCAGGGATGGCCGGCTCGTATACGGCCCTCTTCACCGGGTTTTAAAATGATTCGTTTCATTAGTATTACTGTCCTCCTGGTGCACCGCGGCGCACCACAAATTCATTCCTGGGGGTCCAAAAGTTTCCACCTGCCTTGGCGGCAGCGGCGAGGAAGTGCTCCTGGGCCGAGACAAGGTCCTCCCCCTGAGCGGGGGCAAGATGCCGCCAGGAAGCGTCGCTTTTCAGTTCCCGGGCTTGTTGGTTATCCCGGCAATAGCTATCTAATATTTTCCTGAGTCGAACCTTGATATCCTCCTGAAGTACCGGGAACATCAATTCTACCCGGCGCTCCAGGTTGCGGGGCATCCAGTCGGCGCTGGCAAGGTAGTATTCCTCTGCGCCGCCGTTGGAGAAGTAGTAGATGCGGGAATGTTCCAGGTAGTGGCCGATGATACTTATCACCCGGATATTTTCCGACAGCCCCGGTACGCCGGGGATCAGGGTACAAATTCCCCGCACCACCAGGACAATCTTTACCCCCGCTTGGGAGGCCCGGTACAGGGCTTCAACAACATCCGTGTCTGCCAGGGCGTTCAGCTTTGCTATGATTTTTCCGGGGTGCTCCTGATTTGAACGCTTTGTTTCCCGGTCGATGAGTTCCAGTACACGCCGCTTCAGGGATGTGGGGGCAATCACCAGTTTCCGCATGGAGCTGATCACCGAATAGCCGGTGATCATGTTGAAAAATATCGAAGCGTCCAGGGCTATTTCTTCCCGGGAGGTAAAGAGCCCCAGGTCATCGTATTGCCGGGCGGTTTTATCGTTGTAATTTCCCGTGGAAAGATGGACATACCGTTTAATGCCCTCCTTTTCCCGGCGGATAATCATGCTTATCTTGGCATGAACTTTAAGCCGTGCCAGGCCGTAGACCACGATGACCCCGGCTTTTTCCAGGCGATTCGCCCAGGAAATATTGCGCTCTTCGTCAAACCGCGCCTTAAGTTCCACCACTGCGGTCACATGCTTGCCGTTCAGGGCGGCTTGCTCCAGGGCTTTAATGACTGGAGAATTGCCGCTGGTGCGGTAAAGGGCGGTTTTAATGGAAATCACCTGGGGGTCCGTTGCGGCGTCCTGGAAGAAGCGCACCACCGGGTCAAAGGATTCGTAGGGAAGGTGGAGCATCACATCCCGCTGGCTGATCCGGTCCCAGAGGGACTCCTCCTCGTTAAAAGCGGCGCTTGGATAGACTTTCCAGGCCTTGCTCCTGAGGGAGTCGAAGTCCCGGGCAGAGGCCAGATCCATAAGGCTGCCCAGATCCAGAGGACCATCAATTTCGTAGAGATCCTGTTCTTCCAGCCCCAGACGCCGGGCCAGTTCATCCCTCAGGCGGTGGCTTCCGGAAGAAAAGGTCATACGAACCACCGGCGAATGGGTACGCCCTTCGATAACCTCTTCCATGGCTTCAATAAAATCCTCGTCCCGTTTTTCATCCACCGAAAAGTCTGCGTCCCGGTTTATCCGGAAAAGCATAGTTTCTTTAACACGATATCCCGGAAAAAGATAGGCCCCCCAGGTCAACACTAAATCCTCCAGCAGAGCCCAGCAGGTTCTGCTAACAGAATCAGGGAGCCCATCAGGGGAACTATCCGTCGAAGTATCCCGGGGCAGCCAGATAATCCGGTCAAGCGCATGGGGGAGCTGGATAATGGCAATATGATCCTCCGCCTCCCCATCAGCCTGTTCCGGCTCCATAAGAAAGGCGACGTTAAGATCATTACCCGAAATAAAGGGTAGCTTTTCATCCGCTTCGATCCGTAGGGGTGTCAGGATGGGATAAACCTGGCCCAGAAAATAGGATTCCAGATAGTCCATCTGGGTTATGGAATAGGTATCCGGGCGTACCAGTTCCAGTCCTTCCCGGGCGAGGAGGGGAAACAGTTCGTTCTGGAGGCAGTCATACTGACGGAGTATCATAGAACGGGTCTTTTCCGCAGTTTTACTAAGCTGCTCCTCGGGTCGTAATCCCGAAGGATCAGGCCCGGCGCCGGCTCGCAATGCCTGTTTCATTGCCGCCACCCGGACCATAAAGAACCCGTCAAAGTTGGATGAAAAAATTGAAAAATACCAAAACCGATCCAGGGGAGGAAGATCCTGCCGCAGCCCCTCCTCCAGTACCCGTCCGTTAAAGTCAATCCAGGAAAGATCCCGGTTGAAAAAATGAGCAGTGGGGAGTGAGGAGCGAAGAATGTTAGTATCCTTGTCTGATAAATTATTGCCACTTGTCATAGTATTTCTCTCATTCCTCTTTTCTCATTCCTAATTCAATATCACTTTATACCCGAATACATTCTGGAACAAATCGGCTTTTTCCTCCAGCCCTATCCGTTCCAGGCTCAGGTCATAATTTCCCTGGGCATGGAGCAGTATGGCTTCGCTCTTCCGTTCCACCGTAATACTCCGGATATGCTGGGAATGGCCCCGGTCCAGGGCATCCGCCACCCGTAGTATGGAGGTCAGTTTAAGCATCAGGATCCGCTCTTCCCGTTGAAGGGCAATATAACTGATATCCGTTTCAGAAGGGAGGTCCCCCCGGTGATAGCGGATCACATTGGCGACTATGTCCAGTTCTTCCCTGTGGAGGCCGAAGATCTCCGAATTTGCAACAATATATTGGCCATGTTTTTGATGCCCGGAACCCCGAATGAACATACCGATGTCGTGGAGGGTGGCCGCCACTTCCAACATCATCCGCTCCCGGCGATTCATTCCGTGTTCGTGGATCAGAGCGTCAAAGAGGGTCATGCTGAGTTTGGCCACATGGAGGTTATGCAATTCGTCAAAGTGGTACTTCCGGCCCAAGTTAAGCGCCGAAGCGATCACCTGGGAAAAGAAGTCTTCCTGCAATTCAGGATCCACCCCCCGGGCCATATCAATGAGCATCCCTTCCCGGATGGAAACCAAAGGAACCACCACTTGGGCGGCGGAGGTCCGTTCAAGGAACAGTTTGTAGACCAGAATACCCGGCACAAAGCCCTCGGCATCTGTAAAGGGCACGTGGAGTTTCTGTACCGTTTCCTCGACACTGTAGTTCTGGACCTTTTCCACAAATTTGATAAAATCATCCCGGTTAATGATCCAGCAATTTTCGTTGATCTCCCGACCTATCATGGCCGCCACCAGTTGGGCATCCGAACCGGCGATAACAAAGGTTCTGACGTAGACAAGGACCATTTCGGCATTGAGAAATTCCGAGGTATTCCTGATGGTCTCATTGAGATACCGTTCCTGGGAGCGGATCGACCCCATAGCCATCCTGGACTGCTGATCAATCAAGATCGTTCCCAGCTTGAGGCTGTGGGCAGCCACCATCTTTCCCCGGCGCAGGAGCATAATTTCCGTGGACCCCCCGCCAACGTCAATGATCATCGAATTGGCCCGCCAGAATTGGGGGATATCGCTTTTCAGGGCAAACCGCGCCGCCAGGTACATCAGCCGGTTTTCCTCGATCCCCTCCACTACGGTAAAATTAAACCCTGTTTCCTGGCGTACCCGGTCCACAAATAGATCCCGGTTCTTAGCCGCCCTGAGGGCCGAAGTAGCTATGCAGTGGACATTTTCGTCGGCGATCCCCCAGCCCCGCAGGAATTCCCGGAAACTCTGGAGCACCGTAAGACATTCCAGCAGGGACTCCCGAGATACCTGCCCGGAGGTAAATACATCCCGGCCCAGGGCTATGGGTTTCCCCGCCCGATCCAGGAATTTCCATTGCCCGGCGCCGTGTATCTCAGCGATAATTGATCTGATGCCGGTGGATCCAATTTCCAGTATGGCCACCAGCTGGGTCGATTTTTCCATACATCACAGCTTGTCTATCAACATAGAGCATTTCCCCGAGGGGATGGGCAGGGTTTTCTTTTTCTTTCCCAGTATATTAATAGTAAAATAATACAATTTTTCGCTTTCCATGTGAATTTCCCAGCCCCGGCCGCTTTTATTGGAAAGAATGGTGATCATGTTCTTTTTGAGGGAAAGGTTCTCGATGCCCATGATTTCCAGGTTGGGGATGATCCAGTCCACGGTTTTCCGAGGGAGGGAGATAAACAGGCCGACGATGTTTTCTATGGTAAGACAGATGGTGGACAAGGCATCGTAGGTGAGGTACTGGGGCCGGGGAAAATCGGGGTTCTCCGGCCATTGGGCAGGACCTTCTTTTAAGGGCAGATAGGCTTCCCAGAGGTTGCCCTTGTGGTGGTTCCCGTCGGGGTTCATGGAGTCCAGTACAAAGTAGAGGTGGCGGATGGCGCATTCCCGGGCCAAGTCCCAGCGCTGGTACTTCTCCAGACCCTTGATCACCATAAAGGTCAGGTGAGGGTAGACCGAGCCCCGGAAGCCATTACCTGTTTCATCAAAACTGGGTTCCGATACGGCAACCGTAGGGAAAGGATGGGGGGCGCCAAAAAAAGTTGGATCCGAAAGTTTGTCGATGATCCGCTCCGCCTTATCATCGTTGGAAATCTCAGCCAGCAGGGGCCAGTAACCGGCAATGGTTTTTACTTTGATCCGTTTTTCGTCCTTATCAATATCATAGTAAAAGCCGTCATCCACATCCCACATCAGGGTATTCAGCCGGGTTTTCAGGGAAAAATACTGCCGTTTATACTGAAAACTGGCATCCTTATCGTTCAGAATATCCGCCAGGGCGGACATATAGAGCACATTGATGGCCATCATGGTGTTGAAATCAACCGGATAAGCCGCCTCTTCCCGGGGGGCATTCGGCATACCCGTAGCAGCTAAGGGAACCTCGTAGAGGCCGTTGGGGCGCTTAAATACCGAATCGATCCATGCATTGTACTTATCCAGGATAGGGATAACGTCCTTTACCCGCTTCTTGTTTCCCGATTTATGATAGAGGTTAAATTCCGCCCAGGCAAAGAGGGGCAGCCCCAGACCTTCCGGGTTATCCGATTCCACCACGGGCTCCCCATTTTCAATGGCATAAGCCGAGCGTATGGCCCCACTAGGTTCCTGGTGCTGGTAAAAGATATCCAAAGTAGGAAAAGCCTGGTAAATCCGGTTTGAATAGACTAAAAAAAAGGAGGAAAAAATGGCGTCAATCTGCTGAATCACCGGGCTGCCGGGGTAGGAAAAAAATTTCCCTTCCATAGCGCTTTTTTCGCCCTCCCCTTGCCAGCAGTCCTGAATCCACGCCCAGGTTTTATCATATATATCCACAAAATCCTGATCGTAAAAATGGATCTTGGGGAAATCACGTCTTGTCAACAGATGCTCCTTGTTTATCCTGTCGAGATTAGTCTATGTACATAAAAAAGTCAAACAAAAATCCATTTTCCCGAAAAATAGCTACTTACATTGATGATTGCGTCAACGTGTATTTTATTATACATTCAAAATGGCAAATTTTCCAGTCAATTTTTTTTATATTTAACAAAATTGATTGAAAGAAACCCCAAAAACCAGCTTGCGCGGGGAACTTCGTTGCATGTTGCCCAGGGGAGTGTATGAGAGGTGATGCCGGTGTATAAAACCCATATTTCTCTGGAAGTCCGTATTTTACTCCATACAGCGGCCCTGCCGGCAGCTGTGCCGGGGATCAAGACTTTTTGCGCGTGTGCTGCAGAGGGAGAAAAAAGCTCCTGCCCGGTCTGCCGGGGGGAAAAGGGCGCGATACCGGTTCTCAACCCCCTGGCCGCCCGGAAGGCTTATCTCCTTATCCGGAGCCTGGGCTGTTCCATTGTCAAAAAAGCCCCCTATGAAAGGAACCTCAATATCCCCCCAATACCCCAAGGTTCGGATGGAAAACCGACAATTGCCCTTTCCGGTTTATCCATAACCCTGGGGGTGGATGGCGCCCTGGACATCCTGTTCCACCGCCGGCGCAAACGGATACGGATCACCGAGGTCCGGCTGGAGGAAGATGCGGGCCGGCTGACCCATTCGAACCGGGGAAAGGGCGGACAGCCGGAAACCAGGATGGACTATTCCAGGGCGGGTATGCCCAGTCTGCGTATACGCACCGCGGCGGATTTTGAGATTGGCGAAGAAGCCGAGGTATTCCTGGGCGAACTGCGACGGCAGATCCAATACCTGGAGATTATGCCGGGAAACCCGCTTCCCGCCTGGGAAAATGTAATCCGCTGCAATGCCTATGTGGCCATGGCCCCCTATCCGGAAAACCCGGTTAATTTTGTCAAACTGCGGAACCTCAACTCACTGAACTTTGTGGGCAAGGCGGTAAACACCGAAATGTCCCGTCAGGAGGACATAGTCCTGAACGGCGGCACCGTGGTCCCGGAAAGCCGTCTCTGGAACGAAGCGAAAAACGCTACTGAATTCTTCCAAAACCGGCCTAGCGATGAAAAGCCCCGGTTTGTCACCGAGGACCTGCTCCCTTTCATCCCTGGTCCGGATATTTTGGAAGCCCTGGATAGCTTTTCCGTGGAACTCCCCGAAGCCCGGCGGAACCGCATGATTGCCGAATACGGCCTCACCCAGCACCAGGCGGAATTTGTCTGCGACGAAAAGCGCCGGGCGGATTACTTTGAAAAAACCGTCTCCTTGGGTACGGTACTTCCAGCGCCGACTTTAGTCGGCAAGCTTCCCGCGGATATTCCAGCGAAGCTCCCCGCAGAGAGCCGGGAAGCTGCCCAGTGGATGAGTTCCTATATTATCAAGGAATGTAACCGCCTGAATCTGACCATAGCGGACTCCCCCCTAAGCCCGGAACGCTTCGCGGAGATACTCCGTATGCTCAGGGACCATCGTATCCACGGCAGCATCGCCAAACAGGTGGTAAGCGCCGTTCTGGAGGACGACAGGGATCCCCAGGAGCTTATCACAGAACGGGGCTGGGAACAGCTTACCAACCGGGGGGATATAAAAAATATTGTTACCGCAATTATTACAGCCAATCCCCAGGAGGTGCGCCGCATACGGGAAGGGGATGCCCGGCCCATACAGTTCCTCACCGGTTTGATCATGAAGGAAACCGGGGGCATGGCGGAACCGACCCTGGTAAAGGATATACTCCGGGAAGAACTATCGGTGTCCCTGGTGTACGTCCTCTCCATGGGGGGCGCCATTTCCGGCCGGGTCGGGGAGGACGGCGCCGTAGAAGCCGGAGACGAACAGGTGTTGAAGGAACTGCTCTCAGGGGATGAATTCCCTGTAGACGCCTCCAAAGTCCGGTTCGAATCCATCCAGGTGGGGCGTATCCTCTCGGAGGAGATAGTCCCCTCGGACTGGGCCATCCTGATCGAAACCATCGCGGACCGGCTCAATTCGGGCACCGCCAACGGCATTGTGATCGCCCACGGCACGGACACCCTGCCCTATACAGCCCCCCTAATCTACTGGCTTTTTGCGGATGCCAATGCCCCCATAGTTTTTGCCGCCTCCTCAACCCCCCCGGGAGCCTCTTCAGAGGCCAAGCGAACCATGAAAAAAGCGGTGGCCCTGGCCCTGGGGAAATCTAAGGGTGTCTATGTGGTACATGGCGGCAAGGTCCTCTCCCCGCTGAACCTGAAATTTGAGCACATAGGTGTGGACGGTTTCCGGAACTGGAATATGGAAACCCCGGTTTTTTCCGGCACATCCCTCCTCACGGGTACCCTGGAAGCGGATCAGTACGTACTCGCCCAGCTCCTGGAAGATGCGATAAATTCCATGTGCGTGATCCGTATTTACCCGGGCCTCCGGGCAGACTACCTGGTTTCTCTGATGGACAAGGGTGTTAAAAACTTCTTTCTGGAATTGTACGACACAGGAACCGCAGGTTTTCGGGAGGGACCCTACTCTCTCAAGCGGGCTTTTACCCTGGGCAAACGCCGGGGAACCCACTTTTATTGCAGCTCCCAGCAGGAGGGCATAGTCGACTTTACCGGCTATACCAGTTCCCGGGAACTTTGGCGTGTAGGCGCAGTCCCCATGGGGGCTTATACCACCGAAACCGCCGTGGCCCGCTACCTGGCGGCCAGTATTATTGCGGACAGCGAAG from Treponema primitia ZAS-2 includes:
- a CDS encoding ABC transporter permease, whose translation is MHKYLIQRLLSTIPVLIVVSVIIFIIIRMAPGDPAMVILGEDASAETLADLRERMGLNLEPIIQYGRWVSNILRGNLGISTVSRGLPVAELIGNSIRPTLSLTLFSMVISITVSLTLGILSARKHGGALDHGIAAITMFGISVPNFLFGLGLMFVFSVKLRWFPVSGYKDWNAGFAAHFHPLVLPAISLGLMHSALLMRMTRASVLEVLGSDFILLAKAKGVGEFSLLVRHTLRNALLPIITVIGQSFIGALSGAAVIESMFNIPGMGQLIVNSISRRDYLVIQTIVLFITLLNVAISLIVDLLYCVVDPRIRLSH
- a CDS encoding ABC transporter substrate-binding protein, whose product is MLNRLSTKWMLSGFLMIIIVLFSLSACSDSKSSGQSDSQVKGGAVVYRDTLNVAIASEATSYDTHRDQGNSPKMVGDGQVFEKLVTLNAAGEVVPELAESWTVSPDGREITFYLRKGVKFHDGTELTAIDAATSMNRWIRYFGIATTLAKEARFVEVDRYTLKINLPNPAAAFVDILAGAAQPATVTTAASNENLDVNGFWKEYIGTGPYKFVEWVQNQYILLEKFDDYVPYGDPDVLADGKAGYKYGFLKKIYYWYVPDPITRVMGLETGQYDAIFALSVDDEDRVKNNPDLEVVPALNGIAYMQVNKKQGPLKDVNLRKAINYMLNNEDLLLAQMGTHYVLDSSYMNRPQYWYSTAGSQYYNQQDLVKAREYLAKSNYRGEPIRINSSNAMATVLQRQLIDFGLNAQLIAGDSAASSSIAPDPSKWELTIGTQVIHPIPVIKPFLDANARGWADDETLQNYITEFYAQPTKEEAKAVWDKIQLYCWEEYIPTFLIGHQDNLYAWNKKLEGVVTKEGIFFWNAKIRQ
- a CDS encoding class I SAM-dependent rRNA methyltransferase; translation: MKRIILKPGEEGRIRAGHPWVYDNEVGKTLSGPGDAPPAVLVPGEIADVESSRKEYLGRALVNPNSKIIARIYSPSKEGMDKGFFKRRIREAINRRFTAGLDLCRESARLVFAEADFLPGLIIDRFTGWPLEEAESRIPERPLSFEALESALGSPRSWLAVQFLVYGMDSRREDILSALDETLGAALGPNWDITLGKPEGIIEKSAEKMRELEGFPLREDLVWGSYPAGGIVIFEKGLPFVVHPGEGQKTGHFLDQRDNRLRAASFAAVGGNAAEGSAGARVLDACAYTGGFGIHAARAGAASVTCVDVSAAALETLRENAALNGVGDRITTLEADVFEYLRACDRQNEKFDLIILDPPAFAKSRSALEGALRGYKEINLSAIKLLNPGGVLVSCSCSHALDESRFKRMITEAAADAERRLIQLDFRYQGPDHPVLVGYDESLYLKCGFYRVI
- the ppk1 gene encoding polyphosphate kinase 1 — its product is MTSGNNLSDKDTNILRSSLPTAHFFNRDLSWIDFNGRVLEEGLRQDLPPLDRFWYFSIFSSNFDGFFMVRVAAMKQALRAGAGPDPSGLRPEEQLSKTAEKTRSMILRQYDCLQNELFPLLAREGLELVRPDTYSITQMDYLESYFLGQVYPILTPLRIEADEKLPFISGNDLNVAFLMEPEQADGEAEDHIAIIQLPHALDRIIWLPRDTSTDSSPDGLPDSVSRTCWALLEDLVLTWGAYLFPGYRVKETMLFRINRDADFSVDEKRDEDFIEAMEEVIEGRTHSPVVRMTFSSGSHRLRDELARRLGLEEQDLYEIDGPLDLGSLMDLASARDFDSLRSKAWKVYPSAAFNEEESLWDRISQRDVMLHLPYESFDPVVRFFQDAATDPQVISIKTALYRTSGNSPVIKALEQAALNGKHVTAVVELKARFDEERNISWANRLEKAGVIVVYGLARLKVHAKISMIIRREKEGIKRYVHLSTGNYNDKTARQYDDLGLFTSREEIALDASIFFNMITGYSVISSMRKLVIAPTSLKRRVLELIDRETKRSNQEHPGKIIAKLNALADTDVVEALYRASQAGVKIVLVVRGICTLIPGVPGLSENIRVISIIGHYLEHSRIYYFSNGGAEEYYLASADWMPRNLERRVELMFPVLQEDIKVRLRKILDSYCRDNQQARELKSDASWRHLAPAQGEDLVSAQEHFLAAAAKAGGNFWTPRNEFVVRRGAPGGQ
- a CDS encoding HD domain-containing protein, encoding MEKSTQLVAILEIGSTGIRSIIAEIHGAGQWKFLDRAGKPIALGRDVFTSGQVSRESLLECLTVLQSFREFLRGWGIADENVHCIATSALRAAKNRDLFVDRVRQETGFNFTVVEGIEENRLMYLAARFALKSDIPQFWRANSMIIDVGGGSTEIMLLRRGKMVAAHSLKLGTILIDQQSRMAMGSIRSQERYLNETIRNTSEFLNAEMVLVYVRTFVIAGSDAQLVAAMIGREINENCWIINRDDFIKFVEKVQNYSVEETVQKLHVPFTDAEGFVPGILVYKLFLERTSAAQVVVPLVSIREGMLIDMARGVDPELQEDFFSQVIASALNLGRKYHFDELHNLHVAKLSMTLFDALIHEHGMNRRERMMLEVAATLHDIGMFIRGSGHQKHGQYIVANSEIFGLHREELDIVANVIRYHRGDLPSETDISYIALQREERILMLKLTSILRVADALDRGHSQHIRSITVERKSEAILLHAQGNYDLSLERIGLEEKADLFQNVFGYKVILN
- a CDS encoding MGH1-like glycoside hydrolase domain-containing protein, translating into MTRRDFPKIHFYDQDFVDIYDKTWAWIQDCWQGEGEKSAMEGKFFSYPGSPVIQQIDAIFSSFFLVYSNRIYQAFPTLDIFYQHQEPSGAIRSAYAIENGEPVVESDNPEGLGLPLFAWAEFNLYHKSGNKKRVKDVIPILDKYNAWIDSVFKRPNGLYEVPLAATGMPNAPREEAAYPVDFNTMMAINVLYMSALADILNDKDASFQYKRQYFSLKTRLNTLMWDVDDGFYYDIDKDEKRIKVKTIAGYWPLLAEISNDDKAERIIDKLSDPTFFGAPHPFPTVAVSEPSFDETGNGFRGSVYPHLTFMVIKGLEKYQRWDLARECAIRHLYFVLDSMNPDGNHHKGNLWEAYLPLKEGPAQWPENPDFPRPQYLTYDALSTICLTIENIVGLFISLPRKTVDWIIPNLEIMGIENLSLKKNMITILSNKSGRGWEIHMESEKLYYFTINILGKKKKTLPIPSGKCSMLIDKL